The stretch of DNA ACTGGAACTGGGTCAGACCCCATAAGATGAGTTGAATTGGGCTTCAATGCGCGTACTAAGCTTGCCTCTTCGCGCCGAAAAAGAAATATCGCACTACTGTCGGCTTGCGCATCGTGAAGCCCGCCCGCTTTGGCGATGGCTTGAAGGAGAGACATGGGTTCTTTGTCTATGGGGTAGTCTTTTTGGGCGGTAACGGCACCAAGCGCCACAAAAATCGGAGGGTCGCGATACACATAGATATTGTCCCCCGGATATACGAAGACATTTTGACTGGGATCTTTTAGGATCGTGTCGAGAAGAGTCACCTCGCTCAGGGCGCCGCGTGTTAGGCGAACCTTGGTCTCCTGCGGCATTGTCCTTATGCCTCCAGATTGAGCAATAACCTCCAGTAGACGATCACCTTTCAAAGAAAGCGCCACGCGCGCCGAGCCGGTCGCGTCGCCTGAAACCGTCGCGGTAGCCGCGCTGCCCTGCGTCGAAACGATGACCTGTGGCTCAACGGCTTTATTTGCCAATCGCGCCTCTATCGCCTTTGCCAGGGAGCCTGGCGTGCGGCCGGCTGCAGTGATACGGCCTGCGTAGGGCACGCTGATTGATCCATCACGGTCGACGGTTTGCTGTGGAAGTGAAATGCTGTGCGAGCTTCCCATGGGCGCACCTGGCGTCGATGATCCGGAGAAAAGTCCGCCGGAAGCCGCTTCGAAAATCGTCACGACAATCTGGTCTCCGATCGTGAGTGCCTGCGAAGGCGCTGGCGGATGGCGTGAGAATTGACTGGCAAGATCACCGGATGGGCGGTTACGTAGCACAGCCAGGGTAGCATCAGTGATATCGACTACCTCATAGAGTGCGGAATCGGCACCTTTACCCTGCGCATTAACCACTGCACTGGCCGTGGGCCCCGAGGCCGGCAAGTTAACGCAGCCCATCAACAGCGCGGGCAAAAGTAATAATAAGTGACTTGTTTTTTTCATCAGCTTGATAATGTCCCCTAGCGGTAGCAGCTATTGGTACGGAATCGTCGTAGAGCAAGCGGAAGGAGACCTGCACTGGACTTCGGACCGACACTCGCCATCGGCCGCGGCGGCGACGATCGTAATGGCGAACTGCATAGCTATGTTGACCTTGAGGCGCGCAGGCGCGGCGCCGTCGTCATCGACCCTGTTGCGCTGGCCAAAGCCTGCCGGACGTCACGCGGCGAATTGTGATCGAACGATGCTTACTATCAGAGAGCCGAAAAAGGCGAGACCGACACCGATGATCGATGCCGCCAGTAGGCTTGTGATCGGGTCCGGATAAGACGGTCTTCCATCCGCCCTGGGCTCGGCGATCACAATCACATATTTTTGCTGTCGGATGGCGGCTTGCCGAGCGTAATCGAGCGCCTGCCGGGCCGATGTCAAATTGGTCTCGGAATATTCCAGGGCAGCGTTCAGAGCCTCATAGCGGGAGATCTGGTCAGTTGCTGATCCACTGGGGCCGACTAATCGCTTGCGCGTCTCCGCGATCCGATCCGTCAATGTCTTGATGTCGAGGAGGAGCGGTCGACGCCGAGGATGATCGCTCGCACCGGACGCGTCGATCGTGGCGAGCTCGTTTTGATCAGCTGTCCGCTGTGTTTCCAATTGATTGATCAATCCGTTTAGCATTGTCACGTCAGCCGTCGGATCGACGATGCCGGTCTCGCTCCGCCAATTAGCCATTTGCTGCCTGGCTTCTGTGGCACGCCTCTCTGCGCGGGCCAATTCTTGCTCGCTGAATCGCAAAGCATCTTCACGAGCGCGTTGGTTCATTTGATCTGCGAATTCCTCGGTCATCCGAACGAGAGAGGACGCGATGAGCACCGAGTCCTCTGGCTTAAAAGAGCTGACGTCCATCACGACGATCTGTTCCAGCATATTGAAGCGCGCTGTCACGCGCGCCCTATAAGCGTCGAAGAGCTGATCGTCATCCGCATTCTGCGGTAACCGCACCAAGGGATCGGAATTCGTTCTGATAAATAGCTTCCGGATATCGATCCGGTGTCCTAGCCTCGCCAAAGCCTCCCGCGAAACCAGAAAGTCCCGGGCCGCATATCCATCAACATAGCCATCCATCGGTCCACTACCTGACGAGAATAACGAGCTGACAGGTGACGTCGCTTGCATGGTGTCGGATCCTCCGCGGATGGCGAACCTCACCTCCGTCGTATACATCGGGGTGGCGATGAAGAAAACGAACAGCGACGTCGTCAAAATCGGCAGCGTTACACAGAGAGCCGCCGCCCAGGTACCCCATTTTGATCGCCTGCGCGTTACGCGACGTAGTTGGATAAATCGGGCTTGGTCGTCCACCCCTCCAGGTGAGACTGGGAAGGTTGGAGCCTCTGCAGGTGAGACCGGGAAGTTTGGGGTTTCTGCATCAGAGAGGGTCGTCGGCAAGGTCGTCTTCGAACTCTTTCTGAGCATCGTAAGAGGCAACACGAGGCGGATACCGATCAAGGGCCTTTTTGAGATCATTCGCAATTGTCACTCGTCCCCTATTAACGACAATAGCCCTGTCGCAGTATTTGCTGAGATCGGCAACCCGATTGCTCCCTGCTATGAGCATCTTGCCAGCCGATCGCTTTTCGAAGAGTGTCTTCCACAGGTAGCTGAAGCGGTCTTTAAGGAACGGGAATACCGCTTCAACTATATAAATATCGAAAGGCGGCAGAAGCGCGGCGGCAAGGCCGTATTCATACCGAAATTCCGCCGGCCAATGTTCTACTTTCCCATTTATATGCCTAGGGTCCGTAACCATCGTCTCTAGCATCGCATTTGATACATGCATATCCAAGCCGTAAAGCCTGCATATCAAGGCAATCACGTGTCGGCCAGTCACATTGCCACGCAAAAAAGCCGGCCGGCCAATCGGCCACGACGTCAAGCCAATGAAACTTATCCTCCCCACCTGCGGAGGCCTGAGCCCGGCCAGAAGATCAACCGCGGGCTTTTTCGCAAGCGGATCACTTGTAAGCAGTGCATATCGTCCCGTTGGGATATCGAGGTCTACAGACGAAGCGATTTGTCGACGAATGCCAGCGATCTCAGGCTCGTCTGATGTTCGTTGAAAGGAAATCATCAAACTTAGCACATCGCTGGCGATGCAGTTGCTTTCCAGCGATTTATTTCTGCTACCAGTCTTGTTATATCCGTGCTGCCACGCGCCGCGGAAGCCGGCGGCCATCTCATCCACGTTTGCGCCAAAACTGCTGGCATTAGGAGTTGGGAGCTCCAGCAATTCATGTCAGTCTCACCCATGTTGTCGAAGGCCGCCAAGCGTTTCTAGAGACCAGTTAGACCGGCTGCACGTGTCGCCGGAACCATCCCTCCAAAATAAGGGCAGAGCAAGCCAAGGAAATAACCGCAAGCCAAAAATATGAAGGCTTTGCGTCAGTGCATGGATATGAATGGAAATACGCGCCACGTAAAAGTTGCATCCCATGACTCAAGGGGTTCCAAAGAACATAGTTTCTATATACTTCTGGGAATTGCTCCGTAACGTAAAACACCGAAGAAACAATCTGCAACGAACGCTCGGCGGCGCCGGTCAATCGCGCAAAAAACGGCCACACCCCGATAATAACACCAAAAATGAAACCTATACTTACGCCACACAGCCACATACCAACGAAGTAAAAAAACGCGGTAAGAATATCGTCCGGCAATGATATCACACCAAGATAGCGGCCGATACCGAAGAGAAGCGCAATAGAAACCATGTAAACGATCAAGTACAGTATTGCTGTGGTTATGCCCTGGTGGAAAGGGGAAACCATTGGCAGGTTTAACATTACGCGGTTGTGAGCTATTTGCCCACTCACGCGAAAAATCGTCATGCGGCAGGCTACCCACGTTCCTGATCCAAGCAGGGCAAATGTAGGAACGTCCATGTTGAGAATGTAGTGAGTTCCGACCAATAAATAGACCGAGCTAATAATTCCCAACATAATCATCGGTTGAATCAATAGCCATATAAAAGCAAATGGGCCGTCTCCGTTTATAGCGTGGAAATTATGGATAAATAGCGCCCATATTATTTTTATCGACCTCAAGGTATGTTTGTGAGCGTCGTTTGCGTTACCAGCTAGGCTGGTATTGAAGTTCGTAATGGCGTCCATGTATTCTAATGTTTCGTCGTGGCTTTGTATTAGCGCGGCGTAGTCGCCGTCCTTCTTTGCTCTAAGTGTCTCTCGCTCTGCACGTATCACCATTAAATCGCGACGTGCCTGGATGTTAATTTTAGCCTGTTCGTTCTTTTGAATGAGCGCGTCCAATTCCGCGGGTTGGTATCCCGCGCGCCAAACATCTACGCCGGCTCGAATGTCTTGCTCCAAGAGACGGATCGTCTGTCTTAGTATCCTAAGTTCGATATCCTGCAGCTCACTGTCGAGCGGAGCGCGCATATTTCCCATGGAGATCTTAAGTTGCTCTTGAGCTTTATCATAGATTTCGCGCCGCTCGCCCATCTTTATATTCGGGTTACGTGCCAGAATTCGAAGGATTATCCTCAAATATGGGACTCTTCTTGATGATGTGCCGCCGACCGTAGATTCCATTCCTCATCCTCAAGCAGCCAGGTGGTCGCCAACTGAGCCTTGTTCGTCTGAGCCGGCGTTTCACGAGCGCCGCAGCTAGTACGACCTCGTGTCGGAGCCTCGACGCCGGCCTATGTGGAACGCCGACTGAAGTGGATCGGTGGCAATCGCCTTTTCGGACCGGCGACGACGAACGACACGATCGCCCCGATCGAAGCCAATTCGGCCGATGCGTCAGCGGGCATCAATGTCGGGAGAGGCCCAAGTTGACGTCGACGCCGGAGCGAGATGAAAGTCTTTCAAAATTGCTGAAAGCATGGAGCGTTCATCATCGGAATGCGCTGCCGCCGAAATACGCCTGATACCAGTCCACAAACCGGCCGACGCCCTCGGGCACGGACGTGCCCGGGCGGTAGCCGACGGCCTGCTCCAGCGCCGAGGTGTCGGCGAAGGTATCGGGCACGTCGCCAGCCTGCAGTGGCAACAGTTCGACAATCGCCCTTCTGCCCAGCGCAGCTTCCAGCGCCATGACATAGTCGGTCAGCTTAACCGGATTGTTATTGCCGATGTTGAAAACGCGCCAAGGTGCATTGCTGGTGGACGAGTCCGGATTGGAGGAGTCCCACGCATCATTGGGTGTGGCTGGCTGGTCGCTCGCGCGCACCACGCCTTCAGCGATATCCTCGACAAAGGTGAAGTCACGCGTGTGGTTGCCATTGTTGAACAGCTTAATCGGGAGTCCAGCAAGGATGTTCCTGGTGAACAGGAACAGCGCCATATCGGGTCGACCCCAAGGACCATAGACCGTGAAAAAGCGCAGGCCTGTGGTCGGCAACCGGAACAGATGGCTGTAGCTGTGCGCCATCAGCTCGTTGGCACGCTTGGTGGCCGCGTAGAACTGCAAGGGGTGATCAGCTGGCCTGTGCTCGGAAAACGGCATGTTTGTGTTGGCACCATAAACGCTGGACGTGCTGGCATAGGTCAAATGCGCTACGCTAGCATGGCGGCACGCCTCGATGATGTTGGTGAAAGCAATGATGTTGCTCTCAACATAGGCATGCGGATTCTCTAAACTAAAGCGCACGCCTGCCTGCGCGGCAAGATGGATGACGCGGTCGAAGTTGTGCTCGGCAAAGCAGGATTTGACGGCGGCGCGATCGGCCAGGTTGGCGCGGATGAAATGGAAGCCGGAATTGTTCGTCTTGTTGAATTCCTGAAGGAGTTTCAGGCGCCCTTCCTTGATGCCTGGGTCGTAATAGGCGTTGACGCTATCAATGCCAACGACCTCGTCGCCGCGCTCCAGCAATCGCCTAGCGACATGATAGCCGATGAAGCCGGCCGCGCCGGTGACCAGAACCTTCATCAGAAACGCCCATCCGTATGTTCCTTAGGGAAGATGCCTTTTATATCGTAGATAACTCCGGGATTCTTGCGCAGCTCCTTCAGGCCGACAATGCCATTCGTCTGGAACTCTCTGTGCCCGACCGCCACGACGATTCCGTCATAGCGGCCTTCGGGCTTGCTCCTCGTGCTGGGAAGGCCGACTTCATAGGCGCATTCTGCTGGCGAAACCCAAGGGTCCCAGATATCTATTACGGCATTGTATTCTTGAAGCCGACTGACGATGTCGGCGACTTTGGAATTGCGCAGATCCGGGCAGTTTTCCTTGAAGGCCGCGCCCATAACCAAGATCCTGCTGCCGACGACCGATATGCCCTTGCGCATCATCAGGCGCGCCGCTTGGTCCGCAGCATGCTGCCCCATGCCGTCATTGATACGGCGGCCGGCCAGGATCACCTCGGGGTGGTAGCCAAGCTCCTGCGCCTTGTGCGTGAGATAGTAGGGGTCGACGCCTATGCAATGGCCGCCAACCAGGCCGGGCGTGAAACGCAGGAAATTCCATTTGGTACCGGCGGCGGCCAGCACCTCGGATGTGTCGATTCCCAGCCTGCCGAAGATCAGCGAAAGCTCATTCATTAGCGCGATGTTGAGATCGCGCTGCGTGTTCTCGATGACCTTGGCGGCTTCCGCCACGGCGATACTGCCGACCAGATGTGTCCCCGCAGACACTATGGAAGCATAGAGCGCATCTATGGCGTTGGCTGCTTCCGGGGTCGAGCCGCTGGTCACCTTCACGATCGTTTGCAGGCGGTGTTCGCGATCGCCTGGATTGACGCGTTCGGGGCTGTATCCCAAAAAGAAATCCTTGTTGAAACGCAGGCCTGAGGTTTTCTCTATCCACGGCGCGCAGACTTCCTCGGTACAGCCGGGATAGACTGTCGACTCAAAGACAACGACAGCGCCCGGAGAGATCGCTTCGCCCACTGTCTTTGATGCGGCAACAAGCGGTGCCAGATCGGGGCGATTGGCCTTGTCTATGGGGGTCGGCACGGTGACGATGAAGATCCCGCAGGCTTTGAGTTTCGTCCTGTCGGTCGTGAAAACCAGGCCTGTAGCAGCAGATATCTCGGCTCCGTCGGTCTCGAGCGTGGAATCCTCGCCGCGCCTTAGGGCGGCAATGCGCGCCTCGCTTATGTCGAAGCCTATAACGGGCCGCCTCACGCCAAAGGCGACGGCGAGTGGAAGCCCGACGTAGCCGAGCCCGATAATCGCTATCTTCTTATCATCCAGATTCACCTGTCCCGGCTCCGTATCTTTACCTGTTCATGCTCAGGATTATCGGACGTAGCCAAACCACAGCTACCGCACTTCCGGGTGAAACCGGAAGTTTTCACATGCAGTCGTGAAATTGCGAAACGAGAACGAACGCCCTCTGATCACGCAATTCCGACAAGACCCCTGGACTCCAGATCGACAGGGATTTCGCCATTCATGAAAGAGATCAGGACCCGGGCGCGCCCTGTAGGATCAAGCCTATCAAGGCGACCTATCAACTCCGCAAAAGGACCTGATACAATTCGAACCGAAGATCCCGGCAAAAGGCCACCGCTGAAATCAAGCAGGCCGTCTTTGCCGGTCAATGCAATGAACCGCTCGACTAAGCCAAAAGGGACCGGAAGCGGCCTATCCCCTTGCGTGATCAAAGAGCGGATACCGATAGTCCCGTTGACAGAGCGCCAGCGTTGCTGAGTGACGTCGAAGGCTACAAACATGTACCCGGGAAAATACGCTGATATTCGTTTTGAGAGCCGCCGGGCGTGACGAACTGTTCTCTCCCCACGTGGCACGAAAGAAGCAAAACCCTGCAGGCGAAGATGTTGTTCAGCTATGGACTCCTTACCCTGAAGTACGCCAGCCACATGCCAACGGACTCCAAGGTCGGCGCGTGCCTTCTCATGCTCGCCGTTGACGCCGGCTGCCGTCATCGGCACTTCAGACACGGCCATGGTCTCAGCCCGATTCCCTGTTCTATTCATGTTGGTGGGCCATGCTCACCCGTTGACCAATATACGCCGTCGCAAGCGTGAGCCTCTCAAAAGGGTCTCGCTTGCGTTGATCATAAATCTTGGCAAGCGGCAAAATATCCAGCAACTGGTCGGCTTTGGCAGGGTCTAATGCCGGGAAGTGGACTGTTTCGACGTCTTGATCTTCGGTCTTGGCCATTTCGTTATCCTTCTGGTCGACGATCTCACTGATGTGCGCATGCTCTTTTTGCATTGCACGAGGGCTCCTTTCGCGCTGGGCAAGCCAAGCGCCGAGTTTTCGTTCGCCGGTCGTTATCTTCTCTACCGTTTCTCACTAGTCGAGGATGGCGATGTCACACGCGGCTTACCGAGTGCAAAATGACATGTACACGTTAGCACAGTATATAACTGTCCAAATAATTTTAGTTGTTAAGCTTATGCTACATTGTGGCGCGCGCCCTTTACAATTTTGACGCGGTTATGATTTTGTCATTGCGGAAGATCTGAGCGTGCCGTTTCAGCCATACTCAAGTAATTACTCACGCCCTTGTCAGGGGCAAGAATCCCTGAACCTATGGGGATTATGGATCGCACTGGCACCGTAACGTTAACCGGGCATCGATCAAAATGTGGGATCTGGCGGCATGACCAGATTTTCCCGTGATCCTCTTTATCGTCGCCACCGATTTCCGGCGCAGGTGATTGCCCATGCCGTTTGGCTCTATTTCCGGTTTCCGCTCAGCCTGCGGATGGTCGAGGATATGCTGGCAGCTCGTGGCGTCATCGTCTTCTCACCAGACCGTGCGACTTTGGGCTGAGAAATTTGGCAGACACTTTGGGCGTTGGTGCGCGGATATGAAATCGAACGCATTTCGATCTTTAATGTAGTTGGTTATGCCTGCGTGACTTGACGCCGGATAGACTCCGGGCGTGCCCATGCCAGCATGCGGTTGAGAACGATGCAACCGATGGCAACCTCGGTCTGTTGAGCCGGAAGAGAGCGTGCTCGCAGGCCCCGTCCGATCAGCCCCTTGTATCGTCCGATGGCTGTTTCGCTCAGCGCCCGCTTGCCGTAGCCGGTGGCTGCCTGCCATTTCAGCCGACCGTCGCTGCGATTGCGGCAATGTGCTTGTCCCTTTTACCAGGCGGTCCGGTATCACGGCTTTCCACCGCCGTGGAACGCGGTGGAATGACGATGTTCGCGGTTGCGCTGTGCTGCAGGATAGACCGATAGGTTGGCTTGCCGTCATAGGCTCCGTCGGCTGTGAACTGGTCGATCTCGCCGTCGATCTGATCGAGCAGCGGTGCCACCTGGGAAGGATCATCCGTGTCCTGATCTGTCAGCCTTTGGGCAATGATCGCGCCACTTTTGGCATCCACTGCCAGATGCAGCTTGCGCCAGTTGCGACGTGATCTGGCGCCATGTTTCTGCTCCAGCCATTGCCCGGCGCCGTAGACTTTCAATCCCGTGCTATCGACAAGCACATGCAGCGGGCCGTCCGGCAGCGGCGGGTTTCGTCGGGCTGATGGCTCCCACTTCTGTGCCCGACGGCTCAGCGTCGTATGATCTGGAACTGGGACTTTCAGCCCCATGAGATCCAGCAGCGAGTGGAGCAATCCCTCGGTCTGGCGCAGCCGCATTGCGAAGACGCAACCCAGCGTCAGCGCTGTCTCAATGGCGAGATCGGAATACCGGGCTTGGCCGCCGCGGGTCTTGCGTCGCGGAGCGCGCCATCCCGCCAGTGCCTCCGGCGTTACCCATAAGGTCAGGCTACCACGCCGGCGCAGACCTGCTTCGTAGTCACGCCAATTCGTCACCCTGAATGTCATCTTTCCGACGTGATGACGACGATCTGCGTTGTGTTTGTACGGCATGGCACTCAAATCAAGCTGATTTCGATCCTGCCTGCCTATCGCCAAACCGTTGACAAAAGATCCATGCACCAACGCTACGCCGAACGCTTGCGCGACCTCGGTCACCGACGACCCCGCCGCGCTCGCTAGGTCGACCAACGCGCGCTTCTCGGTGCAACTCCACAGCCTTCGTTGCCGCACGCGCCCGGGCACCGTTGTAAGATCTTCGGCCGCCGCGGCGCCGCTTAACTCGGCGACCATATCGCCCCTTGCATGTTCCAATGTCATGGCCCGAAACCTCCATGTTCATCGGCCTCTTGCAAGGTGCCTTGGCGCACCGCTTACGATCTTGTCTTCACAGCGTTAAGTTTACGGTGCCCGTTTCAGCCATGACGCGACCGTGTTGGCATTTCGGTCGGGCAACAGATCGAGGACGCGGTTGCGCTCCAGATCGCAGATGATCGTTCCGTAGCGCTGCCCCTTGCGCCAGGCCCAGTCGTCGATGCCGACCACCCGCGGCGCGGCCGGCGGCTCGAACCCGGCTGCGCGGATCATCCGCAACGTAAGCGATGCGCCAAGGCACCTTTCCCGAAATAGTGCTCTATAGTAGATAGTAGGAAGCCGTTGGTCCGCGTCGCCGCCGATCACTGCGGATCGTCATAACGGGTGACGTAGTGGAGTTCGCGCAGGGCGGGGATGACGAGGGCGATGTCTTTGTAGGCCTCATGCTCGATGAAGCGCGCGGTCTCTGGCCCTGGCCTGGGCTTGCCGAGGACGGGCCGCCCCTTTTGTCGACGCAGTAGATCAGGATCGGCAGCAGCAGGCCGTGGTTGGGGTTGTCGAGGTCGAGTAGCCGTTTCCATTTTTTGATGTTGAGATTGATGGCCGCGTAGAACCCCTGGCACCACGGCCGCGGGTCGATGCCGCCGCTGGGCTTGGTGGCGAAACGGGGCGCATAATCCTGCGGTCTGTCGAAGAGCGTCTCGTTGATCCGGTTGTGGATCCTGGCGACGCTGGCAAACACGGCGTGATCGGTTGCAGATCCTTTGGCCAAGACGTCGCGCGGCAACCCCATGAGCGGGCAC from Mesorhizobium loti encodes:
- a CDS encoding nucleotide sugar dehydrogenase; this encodes MNLDDKKIAIIGLGYVGLPLAVAFGVRRPVIGFDISEARIAALRRGEDSTLETDGAEISAATGLVFTTDRTKLKACGIFIVTVPTPIDKANRPDLAPLVAASKTVGEAISPGAVVVFESTVYPGCTEEVCAPWIEKTSGLRFNKDFFLGYSPERVNPGDREHRLQTIVKVTSGSTPEAANAIDALYASIVSAGTHLVGSIAVAEAAKVIENTQRDLNIALMNELSLIFGRLGIDTSEVLAAAGTKWNFLRFTPGLVGGHCIGVDPYYLTHKAQELGYHPEVILAGRRINDGMGQHAADQAARLMMRKGISVVGSRILVMGAAFKENCPDLRNSKVADIVSRLQEYNAVIDIWDPWVSPAECAYEVGLPSTRSKPEGRYDGIVVAVGHREFQTNGIVGLKELRKNPGVIYDIKGIFPKEHTDGRF
- a CDS encoding polysaccharide export protein — translated: MKKTSHLLLLLPALLMGCVNLPASGPTASAVVNAQGKGADSALYEVVDITDATLAVLRNRPSGDLASQFSRHPPAPSQALTIGDQIVVTIFEAASGGLFSGSSTPGAPMGSSHSISLPQQTVDRDGSISVPYAGRITAAGRTPGSLAKAIEARLANKAVEPQVIVSTQGSAATATVSGDATGSARVALSLKGDRLLEVIAQSGGIRTMPQETKVRLTRGALSEVTLLDTILKDPSQNVFVYPGDNIYVYRDPPIFVALGAVTAQKDYPIDKEPMSLLQAIAKAGGLHDAQADSSAIFLFRREEASLVRALKPNSTHLMGSDPVPVIYRLRLNKADNYFYAQQLAIRDRDIIYVANSPVVQFNKFVTMVRGITSTAGSLRGVAFAN
- a CDS encoding transcription antiterminator NusG, with amino-acid sequence MAVSEVPMTAAGVNGEHEKARADLGVRWHVAGVLQGKESIAEQHLRLQGFASFVPRGERTVRHARRLSKRISAYFPGYMFVAFDVTQQRWRSVNGTIGIRSLITQGDRPLPVPFGLVERFIALTGKDGLLDFSGGLLPGSSVRIVSGPFAELIGRLDRLDPTGRARVLISFMNGEIPVDLESRGLVGIA
- a CDS encoding ATPase; translation: MLELPTPNASSFGANVDEMAAGFRGAWQHGYNKTGSRNKSLESNCIASDVLSLMISFQRTSDEPEIAGIRRQIASSVDLDIPTGRYALLTSDPLAKKPAVDLLAGLRPPQVGRISFIGLTSWPIGRPAFLRGNVTGRHVIALICRLYGLDMHVSNAMLETMVTDPRHINGKVEHWPAEFRYEYGLAAALLPPFDIYIVEAVFPFLKDRFSYLWKTLFEKRSAGKMLIAGSNRVADLSKYCDRAIVVNRGRVTIANDLKKALDRYPPRVASYDAQKEFEDDLADDPL
- a CDS encoding NAD-dependent epimerase; amino-acid sequence: MKVLVTGAAGFIGYHVARRLLERGDEVVGIDSVNAYYDPGIKEGRLKLLQEFNKTNNSGFHFIRANLADRAAVKSCFAEHNFDRVIHLAAQAGVRFSLENPHAYVESNIIAFTNIIEACRHASVAHLTYASTSSVYGANTNMPFSEHRPADHPLQFYAATKRANELMAHSYSHLFRLPTTGLRFFTVYGPWGRPDMALFLFTRNILAGLPIKLFNNGNHTRDFTFVEDIAEGVVRASDQPATPNDAWDSSNPDSSTSNAPWRVFNIGNNNPVKLTDYVMALEAALGRRAIVELLPLQAGDVPDTFADTSALEQAVGYRPGTSVPEGVGRFVDWYQAYFGGSAFR